The proteins below are encoded in one region of Hordeum vulgare subsp. vulgare chromosome 3H, MorexV3_pseudomolecules_assembly, whole genome shotgun sequence:
- the LOC123439294 gene encoding AP2/ERF and B3 domain-containing protein Os01g0141000-like — MGMEILSSTVEHCSQYSSSASTATTESGAAGRSTTALSLPVAITDESVTSRSASAQPASSRFKGVVPQPNGRWGSQIYERHARVWLGTFPDQDSAARAYDVASLRYRGRDAATNFPCAAAEAELAFLTAHSKAEIVDMLRKHTYADELRQGLRRGRGMGARAQPTPSWARVPLFEKAVTPSDVGKLNRLVVPKQHAEKHFPLKCTAETTTTTGNGVLLNFEDGEGKVWRFRYSYWNSSQSYVLTKGWSSFVREKGLGAGDSIVFSSSAYGQEKQLFINCKKNTTMNGGKTALPLPVVETAKGEQDHVVKLFGVDIAGVKRVRAATGELGPPELFKRQSVAHGQHSPSLGVFAL; from the coding sequence ATGGGGATGGAAATCCTGAGCTCCACGGTGGAGCACTGCTCCCAGTACTCTTCCAGCGCGTCCACGGCCACAACGGAGTCAGGCGCCGCCGGAAGATCGACGACGGCTCTGAGCCTACCAGTTGCCATCACCGACGAGTCCGTTACCTCGCGGTCGGCATCGGCGCAGCCGGCGTCATCACGGTTCAAGGGCGTGGTGCCGcagcccaacgggcggtggggctCCCAGATCTACGAGCGCCACGCTCGCGTCTGGCTCGGCACCTTCCCGGATCAGGACTCGGCGGCGCGTGCCTACGACGTTGCCTCGCTCAGGTACCGGGGCCGCGATGCCGCCACCAACTTCCCGTGCGCCGCTGCGGAAGCGGAGCTCGCCTTCCTGACCGCGCACTCCAAGGCCGAGATCGTCGACATGCTCCGGAAGCACACCTACGCCGACGAACTCCGCCAGGGCCTGCGGCGCGGCCGCGGCATGGGTGCGCGCGCGCAGCCGACGCCGTCGTGGGCGCGGGTTCCCCTTTTCGAGAAGGCTGTGACCCCTAGCGATGTCGGCAAGCTCAATCGCCTGGTGGTGCCGAAGCAGCACGCCGAGAAGCACTTCCCCCTGAAGTGCACCGCagagacgacgaccaccaccggcAACGGCGTGCTGCTAAACTTCGAGGATGGTGAGGGGAAGGTGTGGAGGTTCCGGTACTCGTATTGGAACAGTAGCCAGAGCTACGTGCTCACCAAAGGCTGGAGCAGCTTCGTCCGGGAGAAGGGCCTCGGCGCAGGCGACTCCATCGTCTTCTCCTCCTCGGCGTACGGGCAGGAGAAGCAGTTATTCATCAACTGCAAAAAGAACACGACTATGAACGGCGGCAAAACAGCGTTGCCGCTGCCAGTGGTGGAGACTGCCAAAGGAGAACAAGACCACGTCGTTAAGTTGTTCGGTGTTGACATCGCCGGTGTGAAGAGGGTGCGAGCGGCGACGGGGGAGCTAGGCCCGCCGGAGTTGTTCAAGAGACAATCCGTGGCACACGGTCAGCACTCTCCTTCCCTAGGTGTCTTCGCCTTATAG